From Zingiber officinale cultivar Zhangliang chromosome 5B, Zo_v1.1, whole genome shotgun sequence, the proteins below share one genomic window:
- the LOC121983901 gene encoding uncharacterized protein LOC121983901, translating to MAASHHNSLPTVFVPILALLLLLLAAVSPVFSESNSTVFRPGEEMRKYRRIRAHLKRLNKPPLKTIESPDGDLIDCVLSHLQPAFDHPRLKGLKPMDPPERPKGHAPDDTAAAGDEFQLWRTSGESCPEGSVPIRRTTEEDILRASSVKRFGRKPAVTMSHDSESNDHEHAVGYVVGDQYYGAKASINVWAPKVTSSSEFSLSQIWIISGSFGTDLNTIEAGWQVSPQLYGDSSPRFFTYWTTDAYQATGCYNLLCSGFIQTNNLIAIGAAISPVSTPSGGQFDISLLVWKDPNHGNWWLELGSGTLVGYWPSFLFSHLSEHASMVQFGGEVVNTQPMGEHTSTQMGSGEFAGEGFGRASYFRNLQVVDWDNSLVPAPNLRVLADHPSCYDIQGGINALWGNYFYYGGPGRDDNDDDSCS from the exons ATGGCTGCTAGCCACCACAACTCCCTCCCAACTGTATTTGTCCCCATTCtcgctctcctcctcctcctcctcgccgcCGTCAGTCCCGTCTTCTCGGAGTCGAACAGCACGGTTTTCCGGCCGGGGGAGGAGATGAGGAAGTATAGGAGGATAAGAGCCCATCTTAAGAGACTGAACAAGCCTCCTTTGAAAACAATTGAG AGTCCCGACGGGGATCTCATTGACTGCGTGCTCTCTCATCTTCAGCCTGCATTTGATCATCCCAGGCTCAAAGGGCTGAAGCCTATG GATCCGCCGGAGAGACCAAAGGGCCATGCCCCTGATGACACcgcggccgccggagacgagttCCAGTTGTGGAGGACGTCCGGCGAGTCGTGCCCTGAGGGGTCTGTTCCGATCAGGAGGACCACAGAAGAAGACATTTTGCGAGCCAGCTCCGTGAAGAGGTTCGGCCGGAAGCCTGCCGTGACAATGAGCCATGATTCCGAAAGCAACGACCATGAG CACGCGGTTGGTTATGTTGTGGGAGATCAATACTACGGTGCAAAAGCAAGCATAAATGTGTGGGCACCCAAAGTGACAAGCTCCTCTGAATTCAGCTTGTCACAAATTTGGATCATCTCTGGATCTTTTGGCACCGACCTCAACACCATTGAAGCTGGGTGGCAG GTGAGTCCGCAGCTCTATGGTGATAGTTCTCCAAGGTTCTTCACTTACTGGACT ACTGATGCATATCAAGCAACAGGATGCTACAACCTTCTGTGTTCAGGCTTCATACAAACCAACAACCTGATAGCCATTGGAGCTGCCATTTCCCCTGTTTCAACACCCAGTGGTGGACAGTTCGATATCagtctcttagtgtggaag GATCCGAACCACGGGAACTGGTGGTTGGAGCTGGGGTCGGGGACGCTGGTGGGTTACTGGCCGTCGTTCCTGTTCAGCCACCTGTCGGAGCACGCGAGCATGGTGCAGTTCGGCGGCGAGGTGGTGAACACGCAGCCGATGGGGGAGCACACGTCGACGCAGATGGGCAGCGGGGAGTTCGCCGGCGAGGGGTTCGGCCGGGCGTCCTACTTCCGGAACCTGCAGGTGGTGGACTGGGACAACAGCCTGGTGCCGGCGCCGAACCTCCGGGTGCTGGCCGACCACCCGAGCTGCTACGACATCCAGGGCGGCATCAACGCCCTGTGGGGCAACTACTTTTACTACGGCGGACCCGGGAGAGACGACAACGACGACGACAGCTGCTCTTGA
- the LOC121987973 gene encoding E3 ubiquitin-protein ligase ATL4-like translates to MPEACAFPSASASASASAMDDFLPPPPPPIVLIDPLPLAVDPNNFPPPADSFSSSISLGSTLLIITAVASFSFVACLFIRLGRRLRRSSSSVASASVLTRRDLSTPTSGELTNKKKNKNAAPIDSQLPLFELSSSLSDDSKSSPDCVVCLLPFLPDEDIRRLPACGHAFHAECVDTWIQNSPSCPLCRATVLLPPTPPSGAALPVKMSTTASQGGSSLRDESWSISLPPLLASPPRRLLFSIGSSIDDPMEDDVETAVARIWTQVDYEASASVSRAPSPLRDEIPAATGSGGWRGNLMGSMDRGLSTRSSSFRSAASSFRQSGLSIDHQEDSGGEGGRLFFWNREEEEEEDRLSAVYRWIVGA, encoded by the coding sequence ATGCCCGAAGCCTGTGCCTTcccctccgcctccgcctccgcctccgcctccgccaTGGATGATTTCCTTCCGCCGCCTCCGCCACCGATCGTTCTCATCGATCCCCTGCCGCTGGCGGTCGATCCTAACAACTTTCCGCCGCCCGCCGactccttctcctcttcgatATCTTTGGGCTCGACGCTTCTCATCATCACCGCCGTCGCCAGCTTCAGCTTTGTCGCTTGCCTCTTCATCCGCCTCGGCCGCCGCCTCCGCCGCTCCTCCTCATCCGTCGCCTCGGCTTCCGTCCTCACTCGCCGCGATTTATCCACCCCCACCTCCGGCGAGCTAACCaataagaagaaaaacaaaaacgcGGCGCCCATCGACTCACAGCTACCACTCTTCGAGCTCAGCTCCTCCCTCTCCGACGATTCCAAATCCTCCCCAGACTGCGTTGTCTGCCTCCTCCCCTTCCTCCCCGACGAAGACATCCGCCGCCTCCCCGCTTGCGGCCACGCCTTCCACGCCGAATGCGTCGACACCTGGATCCAGAACTCCCCGTCCTGCCCTCTTTGCCGCGCCACCGTCCTCCTGCCGCCGACGCCACCTTCGGGGGCGGCACTTCCCGTCAAGATGTCGACCACCGCCAGCCAAGGAGGAAGCTCGCTACGAGACGAATCGTGGAGCATATCCCTCCCCCCTCTTCTAGCTTCGCCGCCCCGCCGCCTCTTGTTCTCGATCGGGTCGTCAATCGATGACCCAATGGAAGACGATGTGGAGACGGCAGTGGCGCGAATCTGGACGCAGGTGGACTACGAAGCATCCGCCTCCGTCTCCAGGGCGCCATCTCCGCTGAGGGATGAGATCCCGGCGGCCACGGGCAGCGGAGGATGGAGGGGGAATCTGATGGGTTCCATGGACCGAGGACTCTCAACTCGGTCCTCTTCGTTCCGATCTGCCGCCTCGTCGTTCCGTCAGTCCGGTCTGTCGATCGACCACCAGGAAGACTCCGGCGGAGAAGGCGGACGACTTTTCTTCTGGAAcagggaggaagaggaggaggaggaccgcCTCTCCGCCGTCTACCGGTGGATCGTAGGGGCATGA